CGAGATTCAAAGGAAGCGAGGGCCAGACTCCTACTTGCTCTTGGGGTGGTAAAGGCCAGGGGCACTGATTTGGCAGCAGCTTGGCCTTCAGCACTGGCACAGCTTCTAGAAGACGCAGGCAATGCGGTACTCCTCTGAGGTGGCTTGAGAGTGACCTTGCCACAGGACTCTTCAGGTAGGTTCCCGCACTTGGACCCGGGGCTCCGGGTTACCTGGGGTGCTGCAGATTTACAGCCAGCCTGACGTGGGCAGGTTAGCTCTCTGGGCACTGAACGCCTAGAGGGGTTTGGGTCCCTCTGTTCCAAGTCATCTCCTAGGGGACTACCTGTCACAAAGTGAAACTTCGCTGGTCCCATCAGCGGCGTGGAGGTTGCGAAGGAGCTGGAGCCCACAGAGACCGTGCTTTCGTTGGAGACGATGTCCAGCTCGTGGGTTCTATAAGCAGACCTGCTCCGCTCTAGATCATCGGCCTCCGAGTCCTTGAGGCTTGACTGCTCGGCCAGTTGCTCCCTTTCCACAGCCAAGGTCACGGTCGACCCAAGCGGGTGCGCCGCGGAGACCTCGAACGTCGTCTGCCCGaggggagcgccggcccgagCCGGCCCCCGGAGCTCGGCCGTCAGGTTCAGGGCGCTCAGAGCCCGCGCCTGCGGGCCGAGCAGCCCCCTCCGCTCCGCATCTCCCGCGCCCTTGCCGGGCAGGGCTCCCCCGGGCGCGGCGGGCAGGACCGCCCCCGGGGCCCCCGGGCTCCGGCCGCCGGGCTCGCTGCCCGCCCGAGGCTCCCCCAGCGGGGACCAGGGCGCCTCCAGGGGCAGGGGCTCGGCCGCGATGCCGGAGAGCTCGGGGCCCGGCCGCGCCAGCTGCCGCGCGATGGCCAGGCACTCCGCCGCGAAGAAGCTGCGGAAGAGCGGGGTCTCGGGCGGCTCGGGGGAAGCCGCCTCCCGCTGCCCGCCGCCGGCCGCTCCCGCGAGCCCGGCGAGCTCCcgcgccgccgcctcctcccacAGCGGGCTCAGGCGCcgcggcccccccgccccggccggcGGCGCGGCCCCCGCGCCCGGGACTCCGGCGCCCCGAGCCGCCGCCGCCCCGCGCCCGCCCCCCGGGGGCCCCTCCGCCGGCCGGGGGCCGGGCCCGTGGGCAGCGCCGCGCGCGGGGCTCCCCGGGCCGCCCCACGCGTGCGCGGCCCCGGGCGGGGGTGGCGGCTCCGTCATGCCGCGGACACGCGCGACGCGCCCAGCTGCGAGCGGCGCCCCGGGGAGCTGGGGGCCTCCGCCCGCCCCGCGTTCATACGCCGCTTCTCACGGCTATTGGGCGCCTCGCCACCAATCAGcgccctcccttccctcagccaGTCGCCGCGCAGCGCCCCTGGGCACGTGCCCATTGCTCACCAATGGGAAGGGGGATCGCTGCGCGAGGGAAAGGCccttggccaatgggagtg
Above is a window of Natator depressus isolate rNatDep1 chromosome 9, rNatDep2.hap1, whole genome shotgun sequence DNA encoding:
- the LOC141993244 gene encoding uncharacterized protein LOC141993244 translates to MTEPPPPPGAAHAWGGPGSPARGAAHGPGPRPAEGPPGGGRGAAAARGAGVPGAGAAPPAGAGGPRRLSPLWEEAAARELAGLAGAAGGGQREAASPEPPETPLFRSFFAAECLAIARQLARPGPELSGIAAEPLPLEAPWSPLGEPRAGSEPGGRSPGAPGAVLPAAPGGALPGKGAGDAERRGLLGPQARALSALNLTAELRGPARAGAPLGQTTFEVSAAHPLGSTVTLAVEREQLAEQSSLKDSEADDLERSRSAYRTHELDIVSNESTVSVGSSSFATSTPLMGPAKFHFVTGSPLGDDLEQRDPNPSRRSVPRELTCPRQAGCKSAAPQVTRSPGSKCGNLPEESCGKVTLKPPQRSTALPASSRSCASAEGQAAAKSVPLAFTTPRASRSLALASFESRRASRELLRAGLPPRSRGIALEGKATRLSLGNSRPSMQKAAATGKTSQRSNVETQPAAQLPGSGTVKRSATKLPCSDKCPSSLRPPAKLPGLSSGGSRPLLMGSRVSLGPGILCMSKEAGAPGTKLPTHQGTRLRLMKPRPSSVEHTSGTLQPACSLPTGYPGARSSPQDKETESVAKLGCNKLPVRRAATAAIPARAPHSRLRPTGRTTASPKRLPSPKRARLGKDTNSAAAAQALEPSGGEGLSVDTEDKPVGQDLPSAGGMAQPQAGGNSPALLSSFLPDSALESGGAAPSMQLPGQLLSQELQRVRSELQRVKNELAARDAQCEAYRRTISSLEAQLRAGSLSEGWGEKQACALEGE